In Rhodanobacter denitrificans, a single window of DNA contains:
- a CDS encoding single-stranded-DNA-specific exonuclease RecJ, producing MNSALQETTASRATRPWAARPLADAVYEAAVAEGRSHLQATVIAGRLNRLPDGRLADLINPRAADLPRASALPDIALATACLADAIEQGQVIAAVLDHDADGQNSGLVIWRAMTEAFAVPPERLHVVTSHRLKEGYGVSSQLVERILALDPRPTCVLTADQGSTDEPRVAELARHGVKTVVTDHHHLPEEGPPPSAVACVNPARDDATAFGDPTICGAMVAWYVMVALQRELARRGLPHGTPAQLVDLLSFVAVATCGDCVDLGMSHANRWAVQQGLERIERGGQAIWEAFAPFVRNEWTSTSLSFQIVPRLNSVGRLGDAKRGIEAMCSSNLREAYAWVQTLDDANLERKRVQAELTERAMEMAQPQMDQGAPALCLPFYTGGHAGVHGITASRIVDTFGVPTVCLSPVEGDPDWMTGSIRSVKGAHVKHLLDGIAREYPQLNLRYGGHAMAGGVKVPRALVSQFAIAWELAVQDALADRPPPPREHDGKLPVRPSRQAAAELAELAPYGRGFPEPVFVVAGEVSRIRPLGRDNKHLQMDVAFPDGQRERMVWFNAVGEDGQLPIGPGHHRFAYQLTGSTFARGPGYDLKIVACLDGTGESD from the coding sequence ATGAATAGCGCCTTGCAAGAAACCACCGCTTCGAGAGCCACCCGTCCATGGGCCGCACGCCCGCTCGCCGACGCCGTGTACGAGGCCGCCGTGGCGGAGGGTCGTTCGCACCTCCAGGCGACCGTGATTGCCGGTCGTCTGAATCGCCTTCCCGATGGGCGCCTGGCCGATCTGATCAACCCGCGGGCCGCGGACCTTCCGCGTGCGAGCGCGCTGCCGGACATTGCCCTGGCGACGGCATGCCTCGCCGATGCCATCGAGCAGGGGCAAGTCATTGCTGCCGTGCTCGACCATGACGCCGACGGCCAGAACTCTGGACTGGTGATCTGGCGCGCGATGACCGAGGCCTTCGCGGTGCCCCCGGAGCGCTTGCACGTGGTCACCAGCCATCGCCTCAAGGAAGGCTATGGTGTGTCCTCCCAGCTGGTGGAACGCATCCTTGCGCTCGACCCCAGGCCGACGTGCGTGCTTACTGCGGACCAAGGTTCGACCGATGAGCCGCGCGTCGCCGAGCTAGCGCGCCATGGGGTCAAGACCGTCGTCACGGACCACCATCACTTGCCGGAGGAAGGGCCGCCGCCATCGGCCGTTGCGTGCGTCAATCCTGCGCGCGACGACGCCACCGCATTTGGCGATCCAACGATCTGCGGCGCCATGGTGGCGTGGTACGTCATGGTGGCGCTGCAGCGTGAGCTGGCCCGCCGCGGTTTGCCTCACGGCACACCAGCGCAGCTGGTGGATCTCCTCAGCTTCGTCGCGGTCGCAACGTGCGGCGACTGCGTGGACCTTGGCATGAGCCACGCGAACCGCTGGGCCGTGCAGCAGGGCTTGGAGCGCATCGAGCGAGGCGGCCAGGCCATCTGGGAAGCCTTCGCGCCCTTCGTGCGCAACGAGTGGACTTCAACTTCGCTGTCCTTCCAGATCGTGCCGCGCCTGAACTCCGTCGGGCGCCTTGGCGATGCCAAGCGCGGCATCGAGGCGATGTGTTCGAGCAACCTGCGCGAGGCCTATGCCTGGGTGCAAACGCTCGATGACGCGAACCTCGAACGCAAGCGCGTCCAGGCCGAGCTGACCGAACGCGCCATGGAGATGGCGCAGCCGCAGATGGATCAGGGCGCTCCCGCCTTATGCCTGCCGTTCTACACGGGTGGGCACGCCGGCGTGCATGGCATTACCGCGAGTCGGATCGTGGACACCTTCGGTGTACCAACGGTCTGCTTGAGCCCGGTTGAAGGTGACCCGGACTGGATGACCGGGTCCATTCGCTCCGTGAAGGGGGCGCACGTCAAGCACCTCCTCGACGGCATCGCGCGCGAATACCCGCAACTGAACCTTCGGTACGGCGGTCATGCGATGGCTGGTGGCGTCAAAGTCCCCCGGGCGTTGGTATCCCAGTTCGCGATCGCCTGGGAGCTGGCGGTACAGGACGCTCTGGCGGATAGGCCGCCGCCGCCGCGCGAACACGATGGCAAGTTGCCGGTGCGCCCGTCGCGGCAGGCCGCCGCGGAGCTGGCAGAGCTGGCGCCGTACGGCCGTGGCTTTCCCGAGCCCGTCTTTGTCGTGGCCGGCGAAGTTAGTCGCATCCGCCCTCTCGGCAGGGACAACAAGCACCTGCAGATGGACGTGGCATTCCCTGATGGGCAGCGGGAGCGCATGGTCTGGTTCAATGCAGTGGGCGAGGATGGACAGCTGCCCATTGGGCCTGGCCACCACCGCTTCGCCTACCAGCTGACCGGAAGCACCTTCGCGCGCGGCCCAGGTTACGACCTCAAGATCGTCGCTTGCCTGGACGGTACAGGGGAATCAGATTGA
- a CDS encoding S49 family peptidase has translation MPDQQLPPNPIPTPPSPSERLAVVMESLEPALLKFITTVTRERRSGGLWSLVKRGGLVLMFLLGLMIWALIYGTAFGVHPTVIEPTVAQLEIDGQIGAGNVTSADTVVPMLQSLCKQPNVKGLVLHINSPGGSPGDAERIGAAVDACKLMPPGKDAKANRQRRRVVAVIDGLGASAGYMIALHGDEIVANATGMVGSIGVIIEGLKYDGLMKKVGVSSYAYASGPLKTMLSPYALDTPAQQAVAQQLAESAMRVFQSEVIARRPQLNRDTPDLWSGRVWVADDARAIGLIDRVGLLEPTEAREFPSLPVQSFRPTRDVRGLVNLDSWVGAIRSSLMARPVQLQ, from the coding sequence GTGCCTGACCAACAGCTCCCGCCGAACCCGATTCCCACACCGCCATCGCCGAGCGAGCGGCTTGCCGTGGTCATGGAATCTCTGGAGCCGGCGCTCCTAAAGTTCATTACGACCGTCACGCGCGAACGGCGCAGCGGAGGCTTGTGGTCCCTCGTCAAGCGTGGCGGCCTCGTGCTGATGTTTCTCCTGGGTTTGATGATCTGGGCGCTGATCTATGGAACCGCCTTCGGGGTTCATCCGACCGTGATCGAACCGACGGTGGCGCAGCTGGAAATCGACGGGCAGATCGGCGCGGGCAACGTGACCAGTGCGGACACCGTCGTGCCGATGCTCCAGAGCCTCTGCAAGCAGCCCAACGTCAAGGGCCTCGTGCTGCACATCAACTCGCCCGGGGGCAGTCCTGGTGACGCTGAGCGAATCGGTGCCGCTGTGGATGCGTGCAAGCTGATGCCGCCCGGGAAGGATGCAAAGGCGAACCGGCAGCGACGGCGGGTGGTGGCGGTCATCGACGGCCTGGGCGCTAGCGCCGGCTACATGATCGCGTTGCACGGCGACGAGATCGTGGCCAACGCGACCGGCATGGTCGGATCTATCGGCGTCATCATCGAGGGGCTGAAATACGACGGACTCATGAAAAAGGTTGGCGTTTCCTCGTACGCCTACGCCTCCGGTCCGCTCAAGACCATGCTGTCGCCCTACGCCCTCGACACGCCGGCGCAGCAGGCCGTTGCCCAGCAACTGGCCGAATCGGCGATGCGGGTGTTTCAGTCGGAGGTGATCGCCAGGCGCCCGCAGCTGAATCGAGACACCCCCGACCTGTGGTCGGGCCGGGTCTGGGTGGCCGACGATGCCAGGGCGATCGGCCTCATTGACCGCGTGGGGCTGCTGGAGCCCACCGAGGCCCGCGAGTTTCCCTCCTTGCCAGTGCAATCGTTCCGCCCGACGCGCGACGTGCGCGGGCTGGTCAACCTGGATTCGTGGGTAGGGGCGATCCGCTCCAGCCTGATGGCTCGCCCGGTGCAGCTGCAGTGA
- a CDS encoding CFI-box-CTERM domain-containing protein has translation MSKHDSISATELATLGLCEQQAALDRTNGKGRATADQRRWLDAGTASHERARLAALRGAATDRRCFIASAVYGPDAPQTDILRRWRDRSLLPTRAGRAVVRCYYALSPRLVPVLQRCPRLGAAARWVLNRLVTRIESRP, from the coding sequence TTGTCCAAGCACGACAGCATCTCCGCCACCGAACTGGCCACGCTGGGTCTGTGCGAGCAGCAGGCTGCCCTGGACCGGACGAACGGGAAGGGTCGCGCAACGGCGGACCAGCGCCGCTGGTTGGATGCCGGCACCGCTTCCCATGAACGGGCCCGCTTGGCTGCGCTGCGCGGAGCGGCAACCGATCGGCGATGCTTCATCGCCTCAGCGGTTTATGGCCCGGATGCGCCGCAGACGGACATCTTGCGGCGCTGGCGGGACCGCTCACTTCTCCCGACCCGCGCCGGCCGAGCCGTCGTTCGCTGCTATTACGCCCTGTCACCTCGCCTGGTTCCGGTGCTGCAGCGTTGCCCGCGTCTCGGCGCGGCGGCGCGCTGGGTGCTGAATCGCCTCGTCACGCGTATCGAGAGCCGGCCATGA
- a CDS encoding PD-(D/E)XK nuclease family protein, with the protein MMLLWVCVLIVAATVLAMALRSAGDPYARAEGRRPADLANARVVESNVALAMTSPFKLHGRPDVVYLTARGTLVVREDKSGLRFPHPAAERIQLSVYAAILRHNPPASLRGVPVEPFGYVRYGTPGRTRIRWQRVALLTDGQLAALVLRYHALARGEAPRRTRDRGYCEKVCRHFNRGCSGA; encoded by the coding sequence ATGATGCTGCTCTGGGTATGTGTGCTGATCGTGGCGGCGACCGTGCTGGCCATGGCCTTGCGGTCTGCAGGCGACCCTTATGCGAGGGCCGAGGGTCGGCGCCCAGCCGACCTGGCCAACGCGCGGGTGGTCGAATCCAATGTGGCGCTGGCCATGACGTCGCCATTCAAGCTTCATGGAAGGCCGGATGTCGTCTACCTCACGGCGCGCGGCACGCTGGTGGTTCGAGAGGACAAGTCTGGGCTCCGTTTTCCCCACCCGGCCGCCGAAAGGATCCAGCTGTCCGTCTATGCCGCCATTCTGCGGCACAACCCGCCAGCGTCGCTGCGGGGCGTGCCGGTAGAGCCGTTCGGCTACGTTCGCTATGGCACACCAGGGCGAACGCGCATCCGCTGGCAGCGTGTCGCCCTCCTCACGGATGGCCAGCTGGCGGCGCTGGTGTTGCGCTATCACGCCCTGGCCCGCGGGGAAGCACCGCGCCGCACCCGCGACCGGGGCTATTGCGAGAAGGTCTGCCGGCACTTCAACCGTGGGTGCTCCGGCGCATGA
- a CDS encoding DsbC family protein, with the protein MRTLPAILLGLILAPLAHAAQAPAPVAAAIHRLSPTGQITAVTAAPMPHFLTAIVDGQPLYVSDDGRFVLQGHLYDMAHGVDVSERIKAASRAKALAGLAPHDKISIAPPHARYRVTAFVDIDCGFCERLVTHVDDYLRQGIAFDFVAYPRAGINDTASYQEAVNVWCAPNRAEALRNAYAKRELPVRHCANPVAKEYELAIALQVPGTPALIAPDGTVLGGLVDPARLRSSLDALQLPPASPR; encoded by the coding sequence GTGCGAACTCTCCCTGCCATCCTTCTCGGCCTGATTCTGGCGCCGCTAGCGCACGCCGCCCAGGCGCCCGCGCCGGTCGCCGCGGCCATCCATCGTCTTTCGCCGACGGGCCAGATCACCGCGGTTACCGCAGCGCCAATGCCTCACTTCCTGACAGCCATCGTCGATGGCCAACCGCTGTACGTGAGCGACGATGGCCGATTCGTCCTGCAGGGGCACCTGTACGACATGGCACATGGCGTGGATGTCTCGGAACGCATCAAGGCGGCCTCGCGGGCCAAGGCGCTCGCGGGTCTGGCGCCGCACGACAAGATCAGCATCGCCCCGCCCCATGCGCGCTATCGCGTGACCGCTTTCGTGGACATCGACTGTGGCTTCTGCGAGCGACTTGTGACGCACGTTGATGACTACCTGAGGCAGGGAATCGCCTTCGACTTCGTGGCCTACCCGCGTGCCGGCATCAACGACACCGCTTCCTATCAGGAGGCGGTCAATGTGTGGTGCGCACCGAACCGGGCGGAGGCCCTTCGTAACGCCTACGCCAAACGGGAGCTCCCGGTGCGCCACTGCGCCAACCCGGTGGCTAAGGAGTACGAGCTGGCCATCGCCCTCCAAGTTCCCGGCACGCCCGCGCTGATCGCCCCGGATGGCACCGTGCTGGGCGGGCTGGTCGACCCGGCACGTCTGCGAAGCAGTCTGGATGCGCTGCAACTGCCGCCGGCGTCGCCGCGATGA
- a CDS encoding DEAD/DEAH box helicase family protein, which translates to MNASVSPSAATSTSPPQAAEALGRLVEVGLTEPWHVAFLLPESFADFRNVQDDAFGFDVGISVVLEGQVRRTPESHFGSGSPRTTVPIALADGTVVTLTWFGDAREVAATLTPGRLVAVQGQLSQFNGHWQISGPTLVERRWRDRCRPNYGGLGKRMRSDTLRDRVVSLLRDHLPDAEHRCGSLLQGLATVPEMLAAIRVPAGVDGFARLIVRAHFPHDPITGRLAIEAMERFAALVTLKQLVDSHEREARPRRAMALAPDARLTQWKFTPSPSQRAAVAKLAAVFSRGTVSTAFLSGDTGTGKSLTYLTIAAAVIDQRGRVAVLVPNEVLARQVVDVAGSVFTDLSVALVTGEANAPARDAALVVGTTAMLNRDVGVFDLVICDEQQKLGAAQRRQLASGEAHQLEVTATAIPRTMALAKFGLIDTVHLREGHTRKRISTKLWEKDAMRGLFQGVRETIDRGGRVLVVYPAISSKGGGELRSIEAARDKWEQAFPGQVRVLTGRTKGTLVASHISDLRDGTARIGICTSVIEVGIDIPDMRRVVVVHPERFGLTTLHQFRGRLAREGGVGNFDMLLMKPASDDVRERLGVMVRTNDGYELAEADLRLRGPGEMKAGGKKQSGGALSILFGREINPDYIEEMEPVLRSWLQRRTASTRKDDSA; encoded by the coding sequence GTGAACGCCAGCGTATCTCCCAGCGCAGCCACAAGCACCTCGCCGCCGCAGGCGGCCGAGGCGCTGGGCCGCCTCGTCGAGGTCGGCCTCACTGAACCGTGGCACGTGGCTTTCCTGCTTCCCGAATCCTTCGCAGACTTCCGCAACGTGCAAGACGACGCGTTCGGCTTCGATGTAGGCATTTCGGTCGTCTTGGAAGGACAGGTCAGGCGCACGCCGGAGAGCCACTTTGGCAGCGGCTCACCGCGCACCACCGTGCCGATCGCGCTGGCCGACGGCACCGTGGTGACGTTGACGTGGTTCGGTGATGCGCGGGAGGTTGCCGCAACCCTGACGCCCGGTCGCCTGGTCGCGGTCCAAGGCCAGCTGAGCCAGTTCAACGGGCACTGGCAGATCAGCGGCCCCACGCTGGTGGAGCGGCGCTGGCGCGACCGGTGCCGTCCGAACTACGGCGGTCTCGGCAAGCGCATGCGCTCGGACACGCTTCGGGACCGGGTCGTCTCGCTACTGCGCGACCACTTGCCGGATGCTGAACACCGCTGTGGGTCGCTGCTACAGGGGCTGGCCACGGTGCCCGAGATGCTTGCGGCGATCCGGGTTCCCGCCGGTGTCGACGGGTTCGCACGGTTGATCGTGCGAGCACACTTTCCGCACGATCCGATCACCGGTCGATTGGCTATCGAGGCCATGGAGCGCTTTGCGGCGCTGGTGACACTCAAGCAGCTGGTGGACTCGCATGAGCGGGAAGCAAGGCCCCGCCGCGCCATGGCGCTGGCCCCGGATGCACGCCTGACCCAGTGGAAGTTCACGCCGAGCCCATCCCAACGCGCGGCGGTAGCCAAGCTCGCCGCCGTGTTCAGTCGCGGCACGGTGAGCACCGCGTTCCTGAGCGGCGATACCGGCACCGGCAAGAGCCTCACCTACCTCACCATTGCCGCCGCGGTCATTGATCAGCGAGGACGCGTCGCAGTGCTGGTACCGAATGAAGTGCTGGCGCGCCAGGTAGTGGATGTCGCCGGTTCCGTGTTCACGGATCTTTCGGTAGCGCTGGTCACGGGTGAGGCGAATGCGCCGGCGCGGGATGCCGCGCTCGTGGTGGGCACCACTGCCATGCTCAATCGCGACGTGGGTGTGTTCGACCTCGTGATTTGCGACGAACAGCAGAAGCTGGGCGCGGCCCAGCGCCGCCAGCTCGCGAGCGGGGAAGCCCATCAGCTGGAAGTGACGGCCACCGCGATTCCGCGCACGATGGCGCTGGCCAAGTTCGGCCTCATTGACACTGTTCACCTGCGCGAGGGCCACACGCGCAAGCGCATCTCCACGAAGCTGTGGGAGAAGGACGCTATGCGGGGGCTCTTCCAGGGCGTGCGCGAGACCATCGACCGCGGCGGTCGGGTGCTCGTCGTGTATCCCGCCATCAGCAGCAAGGGCGGTGGCGAGCTGCGCAGCATCGAAGCGGCACGCGACAAGTGGGAGCAAGCGTTTCCCGGCCAGGTGCGGGTCCTCACGGGGCGGACGAAAGGCACGCTCGTGGCGAGCCATATTTCGGACCTGCGCGACGGCACTGCTCGCATTGGCATCTGCACGAGTGTCATCGAGGTCGGTATCGACATCCCTGACATGCGACGCGTCGTGGTCGTGCACCCAGAACGATTCGGACTGACCACGTTGCATCAGTTCCGCGGCCGCCTCGCCCGGGAGGGCGGCGTCGGGAACTTCGACATGCTGCTCATGAAGCCCGCTTCCGACGATGTGCGTGAGCGCCTCGGCGTCATGGTCCGGACAAACGACGGCTATGAGCTGGCGGAGGCCGACCTTCGCCTACGCGGCCCTGGCGAAATGAAGGCAGGTGGGAAAAAGCAATCGGGAGGCGCGCTCTCGATTCTGTTTGGCCGCGAAATCAATCCGGACTACATCGAGGAGATGGAGCCGGTTCTACGGTCCTGGCTGCAACGCCGGACCGCCTCGACACGGAAAGACGACAGTGCCTGA